The genomic window GGAGCGTCGTCAGCAATTATTAAAGCACTGATTGATAAGTCCATTATAGAAGAATATTACATTCAAACCGATAGAGTTCAGTTTGAGGGTGAAGGGGATGAGCAAACCAAGCACTTGAGTGATGCTCAAACAAAAGCTCTTGATGGCATTAAAACGGCTTTTGATACCAAGCCAGTAACACTTTTACATGGTGTAACATCATCTGGTAAAACCGAGATTTATGTGAAGCTTATAGAAGAGCAACTTAAACTAGGTAAGCAAGTACTATATTTATTACCAGAAATAGCCTTAACAACACAGTTAGTTCAACGGCTACAGGATTATTTTGGTGAAAAGGTTGCGGTCTTTCATAGTAGATATTCTAGCAACGAGCGGGTGGAGGTGTGGCACAATCTAAAAAACAATTTAGAAAAAGCACAATTGGTAATTGGAGCACGCTCGTCTTTACTATTGCCTTTTTCTAATTTAGGATTAATTATTGTTGATGAAGAACATGAGCAATCCTACAAACAATTTGATCCTGCACCACGATATCATGCCAGAGATGCAGCTGTGGTATTAGCTAATATTCATAAAGCTAAAACCCTCTTAGGATCAGCAACTCCAAGTTTAGAAAGTTATTTTAACACTAGCCAAGGCAAATATGGATTTGTAGAATTAAAAACACGTTTCAACAATGTGTTAATGCCAGATATCGAGTTGGTGGATTTAGCAGATAAGTACAAACGCAAGCGTATGAAAGGTCATTTTTCGGATCGTTTAATAGAAGAAATGACTGAAACTTTAGACGAAGGTTTTCAAATTATATTATTTCAGAATAGAAGAGGGTTTTCGCCAATTGTAGAGTGTACAACCTGCGGTAATTCACCACAATGTCTTAATTGCGATGTAAGTTTAACATACCATCAATACAGAGACCAACTACGTTGTCATTATTGTGGCTACCATACAGTAACACCAAAAACATGTCAGGCTTGTGGAAATGCTACATTAGACACAAAAGGTTTTGGCACAGAACAGATAGAAGAAGAAGTAAAAGTGCTTTTTCCGGAAAGGAAAGTGGCGCGTATGGATTTAGACACTACTCGAGGAAAGCATGGGTTTGAAAAAATCATTAATAAGTTTGAACAACGAGAGATAGATATTTTGGTAGGGACACAAATGCTTACTAAGGGTTTAGATTTTAGACACGTGAAACTGGTTGGTATAATGAATGCCGATAACTTGCTCAACTTCCCAGATTTTAGAGCACACGAACGAAGTTATCAGTTAATGACCCAAGTGTCTGGTAGAGCTGGCCGTACAGATATAAGAGGAAAAGTGTTAATTCAAACCTATAATCCACACCATAATATTCTACAACAGGTTTCTACAAATGCTTATAAAGAAATGTTTGCAGAGCAAATGAATGATCGGTACAATTTTAAATATCCACCAATTTATCGTTTAATTAAAATTACATTAAAACATAAGGATTATAACAGAGTCAATTTAGCTGCAGATTGGTATGCTAAATCACTGCGACAAGTGTTTAAAACAAATGTTTTAGGACCTGAGTTTCCACCAATTTCTAGAATAAGAAACTTGTTTAATAAAAATATCTTAATTAAGATTCCTCAAAATCAATCTTTGTCAAAAACCAAAGAAGCTATTCTGAAAATTGACAACAGTTTTAATGCTGTTAAGGATTTTAGGTCTGTTAGGGTAATTCTTAATGTAGATAACTATTAAGCATAAAAAATCCCAACAAAACTGCTGGGATTTTTTATGTCAATGTGTATTGAGATGTTCTGAAAAAAGGGTAGTGATTCTACATATTATTCAAAGCATCTACTAATTGTGTCTTCTTATTTCGACTCAAAGGAATCTCATAAGCACCTACTTCAACATTCTTACTGTTAAAGCGATCAATTTTATCTAAATTCACAATGTAGGATTTGTGAATTCTCAAAAACTTTCCTTCCGGTAATTCTTTTTCAAAAGCTTTCATTGTAGATAAAACTACAAGGCTGTTTTCTTCTGTTACAACTTTTACGTAATCGCCTAAAGCTTCAATCCATTTAATATCCTTTATATAAACTTTACGTTTTTTAAGGTTACTCTTCACAAAGATGTGCTCGCCATCAGTTTCGTTAAAGTCTAATTTTAACTTATGCTGTTCAATAGCTTTTTCAACAGCAGTATTAAAACGTTCTTTTGTGATTGGTTTTTGAAGATAGTCGGTAGCATCGTAATTAAATGCTTTAAAAGCATATTCGGTTTTACCTGTAACAAAAATAATTTGGGGTTTGTTGTTGAGTACATCTAGGAGTTCAAAACCGTTTAATACAGGCATCTCTATATCTAAAAAGATAAGATCTACCTTGTGCGTATTAAGACCGTTTTTTGTTTCTAACGCACTGCTGTACTCTGCAATAAGGTTAAGTGAGGAATGGTTCTCAATTAACTTTACTATAGAGAGGCGCTGAATCGCAGAATCATCAACAACTACACAGTTTAAAGTCATAACATTAATATTTTATTAGGTTAAGATATCGACAATAGTACAATAATTTCGGTTAAAAAACAAATTTTACCGACAAACTGTAAAATTTAACATAAACTTTAGGGCAAAAATTGTTTAAAACTTTCAAATAAAAAACATTGCCAAAATTAGAAATATTACTTATTTTTGCACCCGTTTTAACAATAAACAAATATAATTTATTATGAATCATTATGAAACTGTTTTCATCTTGAATCCCGTTTTATCTGAAGACCAGATAAAGGAGACAGTTAAGAAATATGAGGATTTTCTCGTTTCTAAAGGAGCAAAGATGATAGCTAAAGAAGATTGGGGCTTAAAAAAATTAGCTTACCCAATCCAAAACAAAAAAAGTGGTTTTTATCACTTATTTGAGTACCAAGTAGCTGGTGAAGTTATTGAAACTTTAGAGTTAGAGTTTAGACGTGATGAGCGTTTTATGCGTTACTTAACTGTAAAATTAGACAAGCACGCAATTGCTTGGGCTGAGAAGAGAAGACAAAGAAACAAACAAAAAGCTTAATTATGTCATCAATAGAACAACAAGCAAAAGGAAAAAAAGATGGTGAGATTAGATATCTTACACCATTAAATATAGAGACACAAAAAACGAAGAAGTATTGTCGTTTTAAAAAGTCTGGTATTAAGTACATTGATTACAAAGATCCAGATTTCTTATTAAGCTTTGTTAATGAGCAAGGTAAATTGTTACCAAGACGTTTAACAGGAACTTCTTTAAAATACCAAAGAAAAGTATCTGTGGCAGTAAAAAGAGCTAGACACTTAGCTTTAATGCCATATGTTGCTGATTTATTAAAATAAAATATCATAACAATGGAACTTATATTAAAACAAGACGTTGAGAATTTAGGATTTAAAGACGATATTGTAACAGTTAAGAGCGGTTATGGTAGAAACTTTTTAATTCCTCAAGGACATGCTGTAATGGCTACAGCTTCTGCTAAAAAAGTTTTAGCTGAAACATTAAAGCAACGTGCTTATAAAGAAAAATCTGTTATAGCTGAAGCAGAAAAAACAGCAGAATCTTTAAAAGCATTAGAGATTAAAATTACTGCAAAGGCAGGTACAGGTGCAACAGCTGGAGATAAACTATTTGGTTCTATAACTAATATGGATTTAGCTGAAGCATTGAGAAACGAAGGTCACGAAGTTGATAAAAAGTATATTTCTATCAACGGTGGTAATATTAAGCGTTTAGGTCAGTACGAAGCAGTAATTCGTTTACACAGATCTGTAAATGTTGATTTTACTTTTGAGGTTATTGCAGAAGCTTAATAGCTTTCAAATTAAATATTAATAAAGACCGTTTAGTTTTCTAAGCGGTTTTTTTATTCAATGATTTTCATGAAAAGACTTTTTGTACTATTACTCTTTGTATTTAGCTTAATAGCTTGTAAAAACACAAGTCAAAATGAGCAGTTAAAACAAGTAACGACGTCTAAGCTCATTCAAAAATTTAGAGCTTCAAAGTCAGATTACCCAAAAATTAGTGTGCACAGAGGAGGAAAAGGTATTAAGCATTATCCAGAAAATTGTTTGGAAACTTTACAATATGTAAGTGATAGTATTTCGGCAATTTTTGAAATAGATGTTGCTCAAACCAAAGATGGAAAATTAGTCTTAATGCATGACAATTCTATAGATAGAACTACAACAGGAAGTGGTTTGGTAAAAAACCTTACT from Winogradskyella sp. MH6 includes these protein-coding regions:
- the priA gene encoding replication restart helicase PriA — translated: MNYFLDVILPIPLQKAFTYHITEAEAQFLKTGMRVAVPFGKSKIYTALAFKIHNNAPTAYDAKTIHQILDEAPVITELQLKHWQWIASYYICSLGEVMRAAMPNAFIIESETILVKNESAEVSEADLKDDEFLIYEALQYQSSLKIEDVISILDKKRILPVVNRLVEKGVLQLQEELYEKYKPKLVRYVKLHTSHKSEEKLQELLEILSRAPKQREVILSLFTLEASEQKPIKVSDLSERSGASSAIIKALIDKSIIEEYYIQTDRVQFEGEGDEQTKHLSDAQTKALDGIKTAFDTKPVTLLHGVTSSGKTEIYVKLIEEQLKLGKQVLYLLPEIALTTQLVQRLQDYFGEKVAVFHSRYSSNERVEVWHNLKNNLEKAQLVIGARSSLLLPFSNLGLIIVDEEHEQSYKQFDPAPRYHARDAAVVLANIHKAKTLLGSATPSLESYFNTSQGKYGFVELKTRFNNVLMPDIELVDLADKYKRKRMKGHFSDRLIEEMTETLDEGFQIILFQNRRGFSPIVECTTCGNSPQCLNCDVSLTYHQYRDQLRCHYCGYHTVTPKTCQACGNATLDTKGFGTEQIEEEVKVLFPERKVARMDLDTTRGKHGFEKIINKFEQREIDILVGTQMLTKGLDFRHVKLVGIMNADNLLNFPDFRAHERSYQLMTQVSGRAGRTDIRGKVLIQTYNPHHNILQQVSTNAYKEMFAEQMNDRYNFKYPPIYRLIKITLKHKDYNRVNLAADWYAKSLRQVFKTNVLGPEFPPISRIRNLFNKNILIKIPQNQSLSKTKEAILKIDNSFNAVKDFRSVRVILNVDNY
- a CDS encoding LytR/AlgR family response regulator transcription factor, whose product is MTLNCVVVDDSAIQRLSIVKLIENHSSLNLIAEYSSALETKNGLNTHKVDLIFLDIEMPVLNGFELLDVLNNKPQIIFVTGKTEYAFKAFNYDATDYLQKPITKERFNTAVEKAIEQHKLKLDFNETDGEHIFVKSNLKKRKVYIKDIKWIEALGDYVKVVTEENSLVVLSTMKAFEKELPEGKFLRIHKSYIVNLDKIDRFNSKNVEVGAYEIPLSRNKKTQLVDALNNM
- the rpsF gene encoding 30S ribosomal protein S6 gives rise to the protein MNHYETVFILNPVLSEDQIKETVKKYEDFLVSKGAKMIAKEDWGLKKLAYPIQNKKSGFYHLFEYQVAGEVIETLELEFRRDERFMRYLTVKLDKHAIAWAEKRRQRNKQKA
- the rpsR gene encoding 30S ribosomal protein S18, with amino-acid sequence MMSSIEQQAKGKKDGEIRYLTPLNIETQKTKKYCRFKKSGIKYIDYKDPDFLLSFVNEQGKLLPRRLTGTSLKYQRKVSVAVKRARHLALMPYVADLLK
- the rplI gene encoding 50S ribosomal protein L9, coding for MELILKQDVENLGFKDDIVTVKSGYGRNFLIPQGHAVMATASAKKVLAETLKQRAYKEKSVIAEAEKTAESLKALEIKITAKAGTGATAGDKLFGSITNMDLAEALRNEGHEVDKKYISINGGNIKRLGQYEAVIRLHRSVNVDFTFEVIAEA